Proteins encoded by one window of Panicum virgatum strain AP13 chromosome 7N, P.virgatum_v5, whole genome shotgun sequence:
- the LOC120681929 gene encoding ABC transporter G family member 25-like has protein sequence MRDAKPLQLQRRGRGVALRLPVLIQLLGFLLLLLLAGVARGQQSPLPPVPPAPPLAPELSAVEKQLNNLTNNVAETISDNFSFCVADPEEDWNEAFNYTSDLSFVDKCLQDTQGDLPQRLCTPDEVKFYFSSLYDRDGDKNINLKTNINCNISSWGKGCDPGWACATDPVPDPRIHDSNNIPLRRRNCQACCEGFFCPRGLTCMLPCPLGSYCPRATANETTGLCDPYKYQITPNSSSTESCGGADMWADIQSTEEIFCPAGYYCPTTTKRDSCSSGHYCRLGSTAEEKCIIKGSCDENTKNENIVILGACLVGALCLLLLIIYNCSDKFLSIRERRKARSRENAIQLARQQVKAHEGWKAAKQFARRHVNGMQDHLSRTFSRRKSFRQQVDPDNSSRRVQEAPLMGLDKTQEMSDSAVFAAESINEITEVMPSVIVDVSDEGEVVAAKEKPASKGKHRSTHTQVFKYAYGEIEKEKFRQQNKNNLSFTGVITMVKDQQKEITRPLLKVEFRDLTLMLGKKKLLRSINGELRPGRVTAVMGPSGAGKTTFLNAVTGKVNGYKVTGSVLVNGKNVNIRSYKKVIGFVPQDDIVHGNLTVEENLWFSAKCRLSARMKRRDKVLIVERVIDSLDLQGIRNSLVGTVEKRGISGGQRKRVNVGIEMVMEPSLLILDEPTSGLDSSSSQLLLRALRHEALEGVNVCAVVHQPSYTLYNMFDDLILLAKGGLMVYNGPVKTVEDYFTTLGIHVPDRVNPPDHYIDILEGIVKPESGIKVKHLPVHWMLYNGYEVPSDMQDDLKEIGEQTPQMSSSPSMSGSTPHCLPLRNAFTEERDRLEHHLSKPKDLSSRKTPGIFMQYKYYLGRVTKQRLREAKLLAVDFLILGLAGICLGTIAKLSDKTFGMPGYIYTIIAVSLLCKIAALRSFSLERLQYFRERESGMSSLAYFLARDTIDHFSTVVKPIIYLSMFYYFNNPRSTMADNYIVLLALVYCVTGIGYTFAICFSPGSAQLCSALIPVVLTLLSTQKSTPMFLKRLCYSKWALEGFIIVNAKKYPGVWLITRCGLLFNNTFDIHNYMLCILILFMYGLFFRMVAFAAMILLKKR, from the exons ATGCGCGATGCCAAGCCCCTCCAGCTCCagcggcggggccggggcgtggccctgcgcctccccgtGCTGATTCAGCTTctcggcttcctcctcctcctcctcctcgccggcgtcgcACGCGGCCAGCAGAGCCCGCTGCCCCCTGtcccccccgcgccgccgctggccccgGAGCTGTCGGCCGTCGAGAAGCAGCTCAACAACCTGACCAACAACGTCGCCGAGACCATATCCGACAATTTCAGCTTCTGCGTCGCCGACCC GGAGGAGGATTGGAACGAGGCCTTCAACTACACATCCGACCTCAGCTTCGTGGATAAGTGCCTCCAGGACACCCAAG GTGATCTGCCACAGCGTCTCTGCACACCCGATGAAGTCAAATTCTACTTCTCAAGTTTGTATGACCGTGACGGTGATAAGAACATCAACCTGAAGACTAACATAAACTGCAACATATCTTCTTGGGGGAAGGGGTGTGATCCAGGATGGGCTTGCGCTACTGATCCAGTTCCTGACCCCAGAATACATGATAGTAACAACATTCCGCTGAGAAGAAGGAATTGTCAGGCATGCTGTGAGGGCTTCTTCTGCCCCCGCGGTCTTACTTGCATGCTCC CTTGTCCACTAGGCTCGTACTGCCCACGTGCCACAGCGAATGAGACAACTGGTCTTTGTGATCC ATACAAGTATCAAATAACTCCAAACTCAAGTTCAACAGAGAGCTGTGGAGGTGCTGACATGTGGGCTGATATCCAGAGCACTGAAGAAATCTTCTGCCCAGCTGGTTACTACTGTCCAACCACAACAAAAAGAGATTCTTGTAGCAGTGG GCACTATTGCAGGCTGGGTTCCACCGCTGAAGAAA AGTGCATAATAAAGGGCTCCTGTGATGAAAACACTAAGAATGAAAACATAGTCATTCTCGGTGCTTGCTTAGTG GGTGCATTGTGCCTGTTGCTTCTGATCATATACAACTGCTCTGACAAATTCCTCAGTATTCGTGAACGGAGAAAGGCAAGATCAAGGGAGAACGCCATTCAGCTGGCTCGGCAGCAGGTGAAGGCACATGAGGGATGGAAGGCGGCAAAACAGTTTGCAAGGAGGCATGTGAATGGCATGCAAGATCATCTTTCACGCACATTTTCAAGAAGGAAATCGTTTCGTCAGCAGGTAGATCCAGATAATTCTAGCCGTAGGGTGCAGGAAGCACCACTGATGGGCCTGGACAAGACGCAGGAAATGTCAGACTCTGCTGTATTTGCAGCTGAGAGCATAAATGAGATAACTGAAGTAATGCCGTCAGTTATCGTTGATGTCAGTGATGAAGGAGAAGTAGTTGCTGCAAAGGAAAAGCCTGCGTCAAAAGGAAAGCACAGATCAACTCACACACAGGTATTCAAGTATGCTTATGGCGAGATCGAGAAGGAGAAGTTCCGGCAGCAGAACAAGAATAATCTATCCTTCACTGGGGTGATCACCATGGTGAAGGATCAGCAGAAGGAGATAACTAGGCCTTTGCTCAAGGTTGAATTCAGGGACCTGACCTTGATGCTTGGAAAGAAGAAGCTGTTAAGATCTATCAATGGCGAACTCCGGCCAGGCCGTGTAACTGCAGTCATGGGTCCATCAGGAGCTGGCAAGACCACATTCCTCAATGCTGTCACTGGGAAGGTGAACGGCTATAAGGTGACAGGTTCGGTCCTTGTTAATGGGAAGAATGTTAATATCCGTTCTTACAAGAAGGTCATTGGTTTTGTGCCGCAAGATGACATTGTTCACGGGAATTTAACAGTGGAGGAGAACCTTTGGTTCAGTGCAAAGTGCAG GCTCTCTGCGAGAATGAAGCGCCGCGACAAGGTCCTCATAGTGGAGAGGGTAATAGATTCTCTGGACCTCCAGGGTATCAGAAACTCATTGGTTGGGACTGTTGAAAAGCGTGGGATTTCTGGTGGGCAAAGGAAGCGTGTTAATGTGGGCATTGAGATGGTGATGGAGCCATCACTTCTGATCCTTGATGAACCAACTTCTGGCCTGGACAGTTCCTCATCACAACTGCTCCTCAGAGCTCTTCGGCATGAGGCACTTGAAGGCGTGAATGTTTGCGCTGTTGTTCACCAACCGAGCTATACATTGTACAACATGTTCGATGACTTGATACTTCTTGCAAAAGGAGGGTTGATGGTTTACAATGGTCCGGTCAAGACTGTTGAGGACTACTTCACAACCCTTGGAATCCATGTTCCGGACCGCGTAAACCCCCCAGACCACTACATTGACATTCTGGAGGGCATTGTGAAGCCTGAGTCTGGCATCAAAGTGAAGCACCTACCAGTGCATTGGATGCTATACAATGGCTATGAAGTACCAAGTGACATGCAAGATGATCTCAAGGAAATTGGTGAACAAACCCCACAAATGAGCTCTAGCCCTTCAATGTCTGGTTCAACCCCTCACTGTCTCCCCCTCAGAAACGCTTTCACAGAAGAGCGTGACCGTCTCGAACACCATCTGTCAAAACCAAAGGACCTATCCAGCAGAAAAACACCAGGGATCTTTATGCAGTACAAATATTACTTGGGAAG GGTTACCAAACAGAGGTTGCGTGAAGCTAAGCTGCTCGCGGTTGATTTCCTGATACTAGGCCTAGCTGGTATCTGCCTAGGGACGATAGCAAAGCTCAGTGACAAGACATTCGGGATGCCTGGCTACATATACACTATAATTGCAGTTT CTCTTTTGTGCAAGATTGCAGCATTGAGGTCATTTTCACTGGAAAGATTGCAGTACTTTAGGGAAAGAGAATCTGGAATGAGCTCGCTGGCGTACTTTCTTGCCAGGGACACAATTGATCATTTCAGCACTGTTGTGAAGCCAATCATTTACCTCTCTATGTTCTACTACTTCAACAACCCGAGATCAACAATGGCAGATAACTACATTGTACTCCTCGCACTTGTGTACTGTGTGACGGGGATAGGATACACCTTCGCCATCTGCTTCAGTCCTGGCTCGGCGCAGCTG TGTTCGGCACTTATACCGGTTGTTCTAACCTTATTATCCACTCAAAAGAGTACTCCAATGTTTCTGAAGAGATTGTGCTACTCAAAATGGGCATTGGAGGGCTTCATAATTGTAAACGCCAAAAA GTATCCTGGAGTTTGGTTAATAACTCGTTGTGGCCTGTTATTCAACAATACTTTCGATATCCACAACTACATGCTCTGTATTTTGATTTTGTTCATGTATGGTCTGTTCTTCAGGATGGTGGCATTCGCGGCCATGATTTTGTTGAAGAAGCGATGA